Proteins from a single region of Engystomops pustulosus chromosome 5, aEngPut4.maternal, whole genome shotgun sequence:
- the LOC140133158 gene encoding iroquois-class homeodomain protein irx-1-A-like produces MSFPQLGYPQYLSAGQAAVYGGERPGVLAAAAAAAAAAAAGTGRPAGSELGSSSTAAVTSVLGMYPYSAPNYSAFLPYTADLSLFSQMGSQYELKDNPGVHPGTFAAHTAPGYYPYGQFQYGDPGRPKNATRESTSTLKAWLNEHRKNPYPTKGEKIMLAIITKMTLTQVSTWFANARRRLKKENKVTWGARSKEDGNLFGSDNEGDHEKNEDDEEIDLESIDIDKIDDNDGEQSNEDDDDKPEHLRQSDKESLKKDSDALISGTDGLKSKDPLSLVKDNSESSNTRIVSPGGQGTLQMPPHNKPKIWSLAETATSPDGAIKSSPSSPQVNHTSPTPTIQHPAFLPSHGLYTCQIGKFHNWTNGAFLTQSSLINMRSLLGVNHHHSSHHNHHHLQAHQQASLLTGANLGAINGSDKTTDRTSPKHTDRENIPRTDSPPQLKNSFQAVRENTLSQQDGTPRILTALPSA; encoded by the exons ATGTCCTTCCCGCAGCTGGGCTACCCCCAGTACCTGAGCGCCGGCCAGGCCGCCGTCTATGGAGGGGAGCGGCCGGGGGTGCTGGCAGCCGCCGCCGCCGCAGCCGCAGCCGCCGCCGCCGGGACGGGGAGGCCGGCAGGAAGCGAGCTCGGGAGCAGCTCCACCGCCGCGGTCACCTCCGTGCTGGGCATGTACCCGTACAGCGCCCCCAATTACAGCGCCTTCCTGCCCTACACCGCAGACCTCAGCCTCTTCTCGCAGATG GGATCACAGTATGAGCTGAAGGATAACCCTGGTGTGCACCCAGGCACTTTTGCTGCACATACTGCTCCAGGTTATTACCCTTATGGGCAGTTTCAGTATGGAGATCCTGGTCGGCCTAAAAATGCCACAAGGGAAAGTACAAGCACCCTAAAGGCCTGGCTGAACGAGCACAGGAAAAACCCTTATCCCACCAAGGGGGAGAAGATCATGCTGGCCATCATCACAAAGATGACCCTCACCCAGGTCTCCACGTGGTTTGCCAATGCCAGGAGGCGACTTAAGAAAGAGAATAAGGTGACCTGGGGTGCTAGGAGTAAGGAAGATGGCAATCTCTTTGGGAGTGACAATGAAGGGGACCATGAGAAAAATGAAGATGATGAGGAGATCGACCTGGAGAGCATAGATATTGATAAGATCGACGATAACGACGGGGAGCAAAgcaatgaagatgatgatgacaAACCGGAGCACTTGAGGCAAAGTGacaaagaaagtttaaaaaaggACAGTGACGCACTCATATCAGGGACTGATGGACTGAAATCTAAAGACCCCCTTTCACTTGTCAAGGACAACTCTGAGTCCAGCAATACAAGAATAGTAAGCCCTGGtggacaggggacattgcagATGCCACCTCACAACAAACCCAAAATATGGTCTCTAGCAGAGACAGCCACCAGCCCAGACGGTGCAATAAAGTCTTCTCCATCATCTCCCCAAGTTAACCACACGTCTCCTACCCCTACCAtccagcacccagctttcctgcccAGCCATGGACTATACACATGCCAGATTGGCAAATTTCACAATTGGACAAATGGCGCTTTCCTTACTCAGAGTTCACTAATTAATATGAGGTCGTTGTTAGGAGTAAATCACCACCACAGCtctcaccacaaccaccaccaCCTCCAGGCTCACCAGCAAGCATCTCTTCTAACAGGGGCCAACCTAGGTGCCATCAACGGCAGCGACAAAACCACAGACAGGACCAGTCCTAAGCACACAG ACAGAGAAAATATTCCCAGAACGGATTCTCCTCCACAGCTAAAAAACTCCTTTCAAGCTGTTCGTGAAAA CACTTTGTCACAGCAAGACGGGACCCCCCGCATATTAACAGCGCTGCCTTCTGCCTGA